A region of Lacinutrix sp. Hel_I_90 DNA encodes the following proteins:
- a CDS encoding T9SS type B sorting domain-containing protein: protein MNSFLKIIALSCVMTFSFNAVAQQQASNWYFGNNAGITFDLANNTVSSVSNGQLTTAEGCTSISDSNGNLILYTDGSTIYNAAHAVMENGSNLLGDESSTQSAITVPKPNDPNIYYVFTVGSNSNPTGLNVYTIDLTFNGGLGRVVGSSTNLLTNCSEKISAVLKDCTTGSIWVIAFSNALGTSAANMNTFHAFEVSTTGVNPVAVKSSLSMLISDFSGNLKFSPDSSKLASANGLDGLFIADFDAATGLVTNPEFLDTQSPSDLSYGIEFSPNSQLLYASTYTSAADPNNPNGPQVNFSYLLQYDIFANDISASKITIDQRPLYRSSLQLGPNGKIYRSLSLNYSEGIPFLSTIANPNNLGSACTYQHQNVSLGGNPGRQGLPPFIQSYFTQQIDIIQNGSDTLNLTLCTDDVYTLTAENILGATYTWTQDGNPLSETSYELVINTPGNYEVFIETNSNCGDQNGQAIVAYTSPPLAFDASLFQCGTSDFSTFNLNEANNELTNGDTNLSTQFYLSLTDAENNTNMLSASSYNNLTNPQTIHVRVINDTTNCYSLSELTIGISTSQVANYNAPAVCDEADSEDGINAFNLEAFTPDILTGLPNTFTVTYYLTYNDALLEQNSLQSPYNNTIPYSETIYSRIENGNVCYGINEVVLTINPLPDLENDETVLYCINNTSLLLTLEPGLLNTNTSNFSFIWNTGETSENIEVNTIGNYTVTVTNNSTSCSKTRIITVEASNIATIETITITDGELQNNSILIITSGEGVYQYALQNEEGFTTPYQSSNVFTSLRPGTYTVLVRDIKNNCGTTEASISIIGFPLYFTPNGDGTNDRWHFYGASNGSQSNATVYIYDRFGKLIKQLEPNGPGWDGTFNGNPLPQSDYWFSVTLDDGRQFKDHFTLKR, encoded by the coding sequence ATGAATTCGTTTTTAAAAATAATAGCGCTCAGCTGTGTTATGACCTTCTCCTTTAATGCCGTTGCTCAACAACAGGCTTCGAATTGGTATTTTGGAAATAATGCAGGAATAACTTTCGACTTAGCAAATAATACGGTGTCCTCTGTATCCAATGGCCAGTTAACAACTGCTGAAGGCTGTACGAGTATTTCAGATAGCAATGGGAATTTGATATTATACACGGATGGATCAACAATTTATAATGCAGCACATGCTGTTATGGAAAATGGGAGTAACCTTCTTGGTGATGAGTCCAGTACACAATCTGCCATTACTGTTCCAAAACCTAACGACCCAAACATATATTACGTGTTTACAGTAGGGTCCAACTCTAACCCTACTGGTTTAAACGTTTATACTATTGATTTAACTTTTAATGGCGGCTTAGGTAGGGTTGTTGGTAGCAGCACTAATTTACTTACAAACTGTTCCGAAAAAATTTCAGCTGTTTTAAAAGATTGCACAACAGGTTCTATTTGGGTGATTGCCTTTTCTAACGCATTAGGTACTAGTGCAGCAAACATGAACACGTTCCATGCTTTTGAAGTAAGCACTACTGGTGTTAATCCTGTAGCTGTAAAGTCTTCGCTTTCAATGTTGATTTCAGATTTTAGTGGCAATTTAAAATTTTCGCCAGACAGCTCAAAATTAGCCAGTGCAAATGGTTTGGACGGCTTATTTATTGCCGATTTTGATGCCGCTACAGGTTTAGTTACTAATCCAGAATTTTTAGACACACAATCCCCCTCAGATTTATCCTACGGTATCGAATTCTCTCCTAATAGCCAATTATTGTATGCTTCGACTTATACTTCGGCAGCAGATCCAAATAATCCAAATGGCCCACAGGTAAACTTTTCTTACTTATTACAATACGACATTTTTGCTAACGATATTTCTGCAAGCAAAATCACGATAGATCAAAGACCGCTTTACAGAAGCAGTCTACAATTAGGTCCTAACGGAAAAATATACCGCTCTTTAAGCTTAAATTATAGTGAAGGCATTCCTTTTTTAAGTACTATTGCTAATCCCAACAACCTTGGATCAGCCTGTACTTACCAACATCAAAATGTTAGTTTAGGTGGGAATCCAGGCAGACAAGGGTTACCCCCTTTTATACAATCTTATTTTACCCAACAAATTGATATTATTCAAAATGGATCAGATACATTGAATTTAACTTTATGTACTGATGATGTTTATACTTTAACTGCAGAAAATATTTTAGGAGCGACTTACACCTGGACGCAAGACGGGAATCCTTTATCTGAAACGAGTTATGAATTGGTTATAAATACTCCTGGGAATTATGAGGTTTTTATTGAAACAAATAGTAATTGTGGTGATCAAAATGGCCAAGCCATCGTTGCTTATACCTCACCTCCTTTGGCTTTTGATGCTAGTTTGTTTCAATGTGGAACTTCAGATTTTTCGACATTCAATCTGAATGAAGCCAACAACGAACTTACAAATGGAGACACGAATTTATCAACTCAGTTTTATCTGTCATTAACTGATGCTGAAAATAACACTAATATGCTTAGTGCTTCGTCGTATAACAATTTGACTAACCCACAAACCATTCATGTGCGTGTTATTAATGACACAACAAATTGTTACAGTTTAAGTGAATTAACAATAGGGATAAGTACTTCTCAGGTGGCGAACTATAATGCTCCTGCAGTATGTGATGAAGCAGATTCTGAAGATGGTATTAATGCTTTTAACCTAGAGGCTTTCACACCAGACATATTAACAGGGTTACCAAACACCTTTACCGTTACCTATTATTTAACCTACAACGATGCGCTATTAGAACAAAACAGTTTACAATCACCCTATAATAATACAATACCCTATAGCGAAACTATTTATTCAAGAATTGAAAATGGTAATGTGTGCTACGGCATTAATGAAGTTGTTTTGACTATTAATCCATTACCAGACTTAGAAAATGATGAAACTGTTTTATACTGTATTAATAACACGTCATTATTATTGACTTTAGAACCTGGCTTACTGAATACCAATACAAGTAATTTTAGTTTTATCTGGAATACAGGTGAAACCAGTGAAAACATAGAGGTTAATACTATTGGAAATTATACCGTTACAGTAACAAATAACTCGACTAGTTGTAGTAAAACACGGATTATTACCGTCGAAGCGTCTAACATTGCCACAATTGAAACCATAACTATTACTGATGGTGAACTTCAAAATAATAGTATTCTAATCATAACTTCTGGTGAAGGCGTATACCAATATGCACTTCAAAATGAAGAAGGCTTTACAACACCCTATCAATCAAGTAATGTATTTACATCATTACGCCCAGGTACTTACACCGTTTTGGTAAGAGACATAAAAAATAATTGTGGCACAACAGAAGCATCCATTTCAATTATTGGCTTCCCATTGTATTTTACACCCAATGGTGATGGTACAAATGATCGTTGGCATTTTTACGGTGCTTCAAACGGTTCTCAATCTAATGCGACTGTCTATATTTATGATCGCTTCGGTAAACTCATCAAACAATTAGAACCAAATGGACCAGGTTGGGATGGCACCTTTAATGGAAACCCTTTACCTCAAAGTGATTATTGGTTCTCTGTGACGCTAGATGATGGTAGACAGTTTAAAGATCACTTTACGCTTAAACGATAG
- a CDS encoding T9SS type B sorting domain-containing protein, with translation MKFISQYLLFILLFFFTSLTFAQGTTCADASPFCAGDTSLVFPNTSGAGNAEFGPDYGCLGSEPNPAWYFIQIDQSGDLDFNIIQNTQDDFTGTGLDVDFITYGPFNNTNVCDPSNLSAANTIACSYSPDFVENFTISNAMAGEIYVLLITNFSNQPGFIQLEQVNTGGTTAGSTDCSIVNTFNYCDGEVVALDATTNTAASYFWTQNGASLTETGPILNNVVAPDATYIAEALDAGGAVISTLEFIIDFHEVPTTNTIPDQVVCDDNDDGFWMFDFTNYDVIALGTQSSTDYSVTYHSDQVNADNDTNALTSPYTNQTAYVAEPIFVRIENNDNTSCYSTGIFNIQVAQDPTTTPVPNYEVCDTNNDGFALFDLTTQSVTAINGQANVTATYFESPTDANSNMNAIAVPATYTNTVQDFQTIHIRLDDTNTGCFSVMPLNLVVNALPVIIMIPDYEVCDDAADGDDTNGFTEFDLTSQDTFIINGQPDTTIAYFESQADADANTNVILNPTTYTNITVNTQVIYIRLENTMTNCVQTGSFNLVVNPLPEVQNATLVQCDEDGTPDGFTEYNLNEANENVMVSGDTTGFNYTHHLTLADAQTNMNAVNPFPFTNTTNPQTIYVRIENTTSGCTRTAEYVLDVTATDIGNAGLNACDDDYDGFTEFTLSDADATILATLPPGLTIAYYATANDAQLEINQLPDNYTNTTAFVQTVFIRVENANDCFGIANMDIVVDPLPQNNMVANFIACSDTPDEITIDLTQFDAEVLGTQNAADFTITYHETQIDADNGNNSLTSPYNNISNPQTLYVRVEDNTTACSISSINFDIIVNVNPTAVTPTDFEICDDAIIDGMASFDLSIKNDEISGNNTNYTVTYYETQADADNEVNVLAIPYTNNIPNMQQLFVRVEDNVTGCYSTTTLNLVVEQTPIAFTPNDLEFCDPDNDGFGVFTLTDADAEVTGGAPGLTVSYHETMADAENAVNPLTSPYTNLMINTQTIYVRVESTTIATDCATFVELQLIVNPTPQITDLTPMEVCDDNQDGINLFDFEAEITPQIFTGTQTAANFTLSYHTTQVDADSGNTPIVNTTNYTNQSNPQTIYIRLVSNANGCVTTSTFNIEVILPPVLDPTYDNELSQCDDLDANYMENNDGITSFDLTVENAEIVNGNSSWIVTYYETQADAQADTNAIPDPTAYTNSVMGSQTLYVRVSDNDTGCFSFTTVTLRVLPNPSPSPTPADLILCDDTNAGDLIETFDLTQNEAFIINGEAGVTASYYTSQTDAITANNAIADPAMHTNEDPDNAGIGITPQAIYVRVTNGDDPTGLNSTGCYSLVSFNVIVNPLPEMIPLDNDYIICELNTDGFYDFDLESMTPEILSGQDPAVFAVTYHETLAEAETAMNALNSPYTNTTNPQPIYVNITNTVTGCDMANFSFNIEVQEAAQANPDGIAIVYEVCDDNMVFGTNPANDTVQFDLATQNPLVLDGQDPTIYTVSYYANQGDADAATNPLPLNYTNTINPQVIIVRVDNDTMVDDGTGTGGMIDSSNCYDTAEVTLQVNPLPAFNLEDTYVLCLNTNGTEVISTPLLDTGLSAASYTFEWFYEGNTMPGETGASITPTEGGNYTVVVTDISTSINTMCASSDTTLVELSEPPVVNAEVISQAFAEQHDIAVTTTSITANTIALYEFSLDGGPWEVNVPNNNSYTFTDVGAGEHSITVRDLYGCGESTIIIMVMDYPQYFTPNGDGYNDTWNIYAIGTQPDAVIYIYDRYGKLLKQLSPTGEGWDGTYNNNPMPTSDYWFTVEYREPNTDEKKALRAHFTLKR, from the coding sequence ATGAAATTCATATCACAATATTTATTATTTATACTTTTATTTTTTTTTACTAGTTTGACCTTTGCACAAGGAACAACCTGTGCAGACGCTAGTCCATTTTGTGCTGGAGACACCTCTTTAGTTTTTCCAAATACGTCAGGCGCGGGAAATGCAGAATTTGGTCCAGATTATGGTTGTTTAGGAAGCGAGCCTAATCCTGCTTGGTATTTTATTCAAATTGACCAATCAGGTGATTTAGATTTTAATATTATACAAAATACTCAGGATGATTTCACAGGTACTGGACTTGATGTGGATTTTATTACCTACGGCCCATTTAATAACACAAATGTATGTGATCCTTCAAATTTATCAGCAGCTAATACAATCGCTTGTAGTTACTCACCTGATTTCGTTGAGAATTTTACGATTTCAAATGCCATGGCAGGTGAAATATATGTACTCCTAATAACAAATTTTAGTAATCAGCCAGGATTTATTCAATTGGAACAAGTTAATACAGGAGGAACAACTGCTGGATCAACTGATTGTTCTATTGTAAACACATTTAATTATTGTGATGGCGAAGTAGTAGCGTTAGACGCTACCACAAACACTGCTGCATCTTACTTTTGGACACAGAATGGAGCTTCTTTAACTGAAACAGGTCCAATATTGAATAATGTTGTAGCTCCCGATGCTACTTATATTGCTGAAGCTCTTGATGCTGGTGGCGCCGTTATTTCTACCCTAGAATTTATTATAGATTTTCATGAAGTACCTACCACAAATACTATTCCAGACCAAGTGGTTTGCGATGACAATGATGATGGGTTTTGGATGTTTGATTTTACCAATTATGATGTAATCGCTTTAGGAACTCAATCATCAACCGATTATTCAGTGACGTACCACTCTGATCAAGTAAATGCAGACAATGATACTAATGCATTAACAAGTCCATATACAAATCAAACAGCTTATGTTGCCGAACCTATTTTTGTAAGGATTGAAAATAATGATAACACGTCATGCTACAGCACAGGAATTTTCAATATACAAGTGGCTCAAGACCCCACCACCACGCCTGTTCCAAACTACGAAGTTTGTGACACGAATAATGATGGTTTTGCGTTATTCGATTTAACCACACAAAGTGTAACGGCTATAAATGGTCAGGCCAATGTAACTGCAACTTATTTTGAATCTCCTACTGATGCAAATTCAAATATGAATGCCATTGCAGTGCCTGCAACGTATACTAATACAGTTCAAGATTTCCAGACCATTCACATTCGTTTAGACGATACTAATACCGGTTGTTTTTCCGTTATGCCTTTAAATCTTGTTGTTAATGCTTTGCCTGTAATTATTATGATTCCAGATTACGAAGTTTGTGATGATGCTGCTGATGGAGACGACACTAATGGTTTTACCGAATTTGATTTAACCTCTCAGGACACTTTTATAATAAACGGCCAGCCAGATACGACAATCGCATATTTTGAATCACAAGCAGATGCAGACGCCAATACCAATGTGATTCTAAATCCCACAACCTACACTAATATAACAGTCAATACACAAGTGATCTATATTCGTTTAGAAAATACAATGACTAACTGTGTTCAAACAGGAAGTTTTAATCTTGTTGTTAACCCATTACCAGAAGTGCAAAATGCTACATTAGTACAATGTGACGAAGATGGTACTCCCGATGGCTTTACAGAGTACAACTTAAATGAAGCCAATGAAAATGTAATGGTTAGTGGGGACACTACTGGTTTTAATTATACACATCACCTTACTTTAGCTGATGCTCAAACTAACATGAATGCAGTAAACCCATTTCCTTTTACAAACACAACCAATCCGCAAACCATATATGTGCGTATCGAAAATACTACGAGTGGCTGCACCAGAACGGCAGAGTATGTTCTCGATGTGACTGCAACAGATATTGGCAATGCTGGTTTAAATGCCTGTGATGATGATTATGATGGTTTTACTGAGTTTACACTTTCAGATGCAGATGCTACGATTTTAGCCACTTTGCCCCCTGGATTAACCATTGCTTATTATGCAACTGCTAATGATGCACAATTAGAAATAAATCAATTACCAGATAATTATACCAATACCACAGCTTTTGTTCAAACTGTTTTTATTCGTGTAGAAAACGCCAACGATTGTTTTGGTATTGCCAATATGGATATTGTCGTTGATCCGTTACCACAAAATAATATGGTTGCAAATTTTATTGCTTGTAGCGACACGCCAGATGAAATCACGATAGACCTTACGCAATTTGACGCTGAAGTATTAGGAACACAAAATGCAGCAGATTTTACGATTACCTATCACGAAACACAGATTGATGCAGATAATGGGAATAACAGCTTAACAAGTCCGTATAACAATATCAGTAATCCGCAAACACTCTATGTAAGAGTAGAAGATAATACAACGGCTTGCTCTATTAGTTCTATAAATTTTGATATCATAGTTAATGTAAATCCAACAGCTGTAACACCAACAGATTTTGAAATCTGTGATGATGCAATAATAGATGGAATGGCCAGTTTTGATTTGAGTATTAAAAACGATGAAATTTCAGGAAATAACACGAATTATACCGTTACCTACTACGAAACACAGGCTGATGCAGATAATGAAGTCAATGTTTTAGCGATACCATACACGAATAACATACCAAATATGCAGCAACTGTTCGTTCGTGTCGAAGATAATGTAACAGGATGTTATAGCACGACAACACTTAATCTCGTAGTAGAACAAACACCCATTGCCTTCACGCCAAATGACTTAGAATTTTGTGATCCAGACAATGATGGTTTTGGTGTTTTCACCTTAACCGATGCCGATGCTGAGGTTACAGGCGGCGCACCAGGACTCACAGTGAGTTACCATGAAACCATGGCTGATGCCGAGAATGCTGTCAATCCGCTTACCAGCCCGTACACTAATTTGATGATTAACACCCAAACCATTTACGTACGTGTAGAAAGCACAACCATAGCCACAGATTGTGCCACTTTTGTAGAACTGCAATTAATTGTCAACCCAACGCCACAGATTACCGATCTTACCCCAATGGAAGTGTGTGATGATAATCAAGATGGCATCAATCTATTTGATTTTGAAGCAGAGATTACACCACAAATATTTACAGGCACACAAACCGCAGCAAATTTCACTTTAAGCTATCACACAACACAGGTGGATGCCGATTCAGGCAATACCCCAATAGTGAACACCACTAACTATACCAATCAAAGCAATCCACAGACCATTTACATCCGTTTGGTCAGTAATGCCAATGGCTGTGTAACCACCAGCACATTTAACATCGAAGTAATCCTTCCACCAGTGCTGGATCCAACCTATGACAATGAGCTCTCACAATGTGATGATCTGGATGCTAATTATATGGAAAACAATGACGGGATTACCAGCTTTGATCTAACAGTAGAAAATGCAGAGATTGTGAACGGCAACTCCAGTTGGATTGTGACGTACTATGAAACTCAGGCTGATGCTCAGGCAGACACCAATGCGATACCAGACCCAACAGCCTATACTAATAGCGTGATGGGTTCACAAACGCTTTACGTAAGAGTGAGTGATAACGACACAGGCTGTTTTTCCTTCACCACAGTAACCTTAAGAGTGTTGCCAAATCCATCACCAAGCCCAACCCCAGCAGATTTGATTTTGTGTGACGATACGAATGCAGGCGATTTGATAGAGACTTTTGATCTCACGCAAAACGAGGCCTTTATCATCAATGGTGAAGCCGGTGTGACCGCCAGTTATTATACGAGTCAAACGGATGCGATTACAGCAAACAATGCCATTGCAGATCCGGCGATGCACACTAATGAAGATCCAGATAATGCAGGAATAGGCATCACACCACAAGCCATTTATGTACGGGTGACTAATGGTGATGACCCAACAGGTTTAAACAGTACAGGTTGTTATAGTTTGGTGAGCTTTAATGTGATCGTTAATCCATTACCAGAAATGATACCATTAGATAATGATTATATCATTTGTGAATTAAACACCGATGGGTTTTACGATTTTGATCTGGAGAGTATGACACCTGAGATATTGAGTGGTCAGGATCCAGCAGTTTTTGCAGTGACTTATCACGAAACATTAGCAGAGGCAGAAACAGCAATGAATGCGCTTAACAGCCCTTATACCAACACGACTAATCCACAACCCATTTATGTAAACATTACCAACACGGTAACAGGCTGTGATATGGCAAACTTCTCCTTTAATATCGAAGTCCAAGAAGCAGCACAAGCCAACCCAGATGGTATTGCTATCGTGTATGAAGTCTGTGATGACAACATGGTGTTTGGTACTAACCCGGCTAACGATACCGTCCAGTTTGATCTGGCTACACAAAACCCACTAGTATTAGATGGTCAAGACCCAACAATTTACACTGTAAGCTACTATGCCAATCAGGGGGATGCAGATGCAGCCACGAATCCATTACCATTAAATTACACCAATACAATAAACCCACAAGTAATCATTGTAAGAGTAGATAATGATACGATGGTGGATGATGGCACAGGTACAGGAGGTATGATAGATAGCTCAAATTGTTATGACACAGCAGAAGTAACCTTACAGGTCAACCCTTTACCAGCCTTTAATTTGGAGGACACCTATGTGTTGTGTTTGAATACCAATGGCACAGAAGTGATTAGCACACCATTATTAGACACAGGGCTGAGTGCAGCTAGCTATACGTTTGAGTGGTTCTATGAAGGCAACACCATGCCAGGAGAAACAGGAGCGTCAATAACACCAACCGAGGGTGGGAACTACACAGTGGTAGTGACCGATATTAGCACGAGTATAAACACGATGTGTGCCAGTAGCGATACCACACTGGTAGAGCTGAGTGAGCCACCAGTGGTAAACGCCGAGGTAATTAGTCAGGCCTTTGCAGAGCAGCATGACATAGCGGTTACAACGACTAGCATCACCGCAAACACGATTGCTTTATATGAGTTTAGTTTAGATGGCGGTCCATGGGAGGTTAACGTACCAAACAATAATAGCTATACTTTTACAGATGTTGGCGCCGGTGAGCATAGCATTACCGTAAGAGATCTTTATGGCTGTGGTGAGAGTACTATTATTATTATGGTTATGGATTACCCACAGTACTTTACACCAAACGGTGATGGCTATAACGATACCTGGAATATTTATGCGATAGGCACACAACCAGACGCAGTAATTTATATCTATGACCGTTACGGTAAGTTACTTAAACAACTTAGTCCAACAGGCGAAGGATGGGATGGAACTTATAACAACAACCCAATGCCAACAAGTGATTACTGGTTTACTGTAGAATACAGAGAACCCAACACAGATGAAAAGAAAGCACTTAGAGCACATTTTACCTTGAAGCGATAG
- a CDS encoding gliding motility-associated C-terminal domain-containing protein, with the protein MRNTLSVFVITMMLLSSKVQSQDISIFQQFNGRYDYLAIGNTLNPAENNLVQSFCEILPSSQATLNVDSSSTVIAAYLYWAGSGLGDTEVSFNGTPIVAEDTYNSIFIADDFTELNYFACYANVTNQILTEGNAIYELSDLDLSETLINNPGHCERRTNFAGWSLYVIYENSTLPLNQVNLFQGLEIINTNIPEKTIYLNNVNVLDNDNAKIGFLAWEGDNALNYGESLSINGNVISNPPLNLPDNAFNGTNTFTNATDFYNGDLDVYSIENNIAIGDTQVEITLTTGATDPNTGIFRADLILINNIITVLNSQLPDATVSVGNIPLNCGNRNLTIEYTVNNFNSTDPLPANTPIAFYADGVLIDQAVTQNSIEINASESGTITVEIPNTIPDNFTLNITVDDDGFGMSSVTEILENNNTTTQNITLIPLPETQNLPGLEQCDIGSNTAVFNLTEVLTTIDSSRYTNFTFYLSLEDLEQGVSEIINPESFQSSQTPHNIYIQAQKTICFDIFIVQLNTKNCPPEIPQGFSPNNDGYNDFFNIQGLYTIFENHELLIYNRYGRLIFKGDDNTKWDGISNQGINKGKLVPVGTYFYVLALNDKNYVNITGWVYLNY; encoded by the coding sequence ATGCGAAATACACTATCAGTCTTTGTCATCACCATGATGTTACTTTCTTCTAAAGTACAAAGTCAGGATATTTCAATTTTTCAACAATTTAATGGACGTTATGATTATCTGGCTATTGGCAACACACTTAATCCAGCAGAAAATAATCTCGTCCAATCTTTCTGCGAAATTTTACCCTCATCACAAGCCACATTAAATGTAGATTCCTCTTCAACGGTAATTGCCGCTTATTTATACTGGGCAGGATCTGGTCTAGGTGATACTGAAGTTAGTTTTAATGGCACACCCATTGTTGCTGAGGATACCTACAATAGCATTTTTATCGCAGATGACTTTACTGAGTTAAATTATTTTGCCTGTTATGCAAACGTCACAAATCAAATTTTAACTGAGGGAAATGCTATCTACGAGTTATCAGATTTAGACCTTTCTGAAACATTAATAAACAATCCAGGGCATTGTGAGAGAAGGACTAATTTTGCCGGCTGGAGCTTATATGTCATTTACGAAAATAGTACACTACCTTTAAATCAGGTTAATTTGTTTCAAGGTTTAGAAATAATTAATACTAATATCCCAGAAAAAACAATTTATCTTAATAACGTTAATGTTTTAGACAACGATAATGCTAAAATCGGTTTTTTAGCTTGGGAAGGTGACAATGCTTTAAATTATGGAGAGAGCCTTTCTATTAATGGAAACGTTATCTCAAATCCACCTTTAAATTTACCAGATAATGCTTTTAATGGTACCAATACATTTACTAATGCCACTGATTTCTACAACGGCGACTTAGATGTGTATAGTATTGAAAATAATATTGCTATTGGAGATACACAAGTAGAAATTACGCTAACAACAGGCGCTACAGACCCCAATACTGGAATCTTTAGGGCAGATTTAATCCTTATCAATAATATTATTACTGTTTTAAACAGTCAATTACCAGATGCAACAGTTTCAGTTGGCAACATTCCCTTGAATTGCGGCAATAGAAATCTTACCATAGAGTATACAGTTAACAATTTCAATAGTACAGATCCATTACCTGCAAATACACCTATAGCTTTTTATGCTGATGGCGTATTAATAGACCAGGCGGTAACACAAAACAGTATTGAAATTAATGCTTCTGAAAGCGGCACAATTACAGTAGAAATACCGAATACCATTCCAGATAATTTCACCTTAAATATTACTGTTGACGACGATGGTTTTGGAATGAGTTCAGTAACCGAAATTTTAGAAAACAATAATACAACAACACAAAACATTACATTAATTCCATTACCAGAAACTCAAAATCTTCCAGGTTTAGAACAGTGCGATATCGGCTCTAATACTGCAGTTTTTAATTTAACTGAAGTGCTAACAACTATTGATTCATCACGCTATACTAATTTTACATTTTATCTTTCTTTAGAAGATTTGGAACAAGGTGTTTCAGAAATTATAAACCCTGAAAGCTTTCAGTCTTCTCAAACCCCTCATAATATTTATATTCAAGCACAGAAAACAATCTGTTTTGACATCTTTATCGTTCAATTAAACACTAAAAATTGTCCACCAGAAATCCCACAAGGTTTTTCACCAAATAATGATGGCTATAATGACTTCTTCAACATTCAAGGCCTTTATACCATATTCGAGAACCATGAACTTCTCATATACAATAGGTATGGTCGCTTAATTTTTAAAGGAGATGACAACACGAAATGGGATGGTATTTCAAATCAAGGTATTAATAAGGGAAAATTAGTCCCAGTGGGCACCTATTTTTATGTCTTAGCGCTAAATGACAAAAATTACGTAAATATTACCGGTTGGGTGTATTTAAACTACTAA